Genomic window (Ananas comosus cultivar F153 linkage group 16, ASM154086v1, whole genome shotgun sequence):
GCTGATAACATTAAAAAAGCCGAAAATTTCGCATTTATGTATGGGCATATATGTAATTGTACATCTCGTCACTCCATTTTCGTTCCACGATaaagtcctctctctctctctttgtcgcctcttttttcttttttcttcgcCATTgatcgatctctctctctcactctcgagttgattagggttagggtttgcttcGTTCTCTTCCTCGAACGGAGGAGATTTGGGTGGATTTCGATAAGGAGTTAGTTAGGGTTCTTGCGCTAGAGATCGTGAGATCCTTGATGGTTTTCAAGATTTAATCGatgtatttttttgttctttaaatTTCCACTGATCAAAGCTTTTGTGCGCAATCCACGCTTGTGATCGGTGATCAGGTTTCTATATTGCTCGTACGAGATTTCAGGTATAGCGATTTCGTTGTATCGCTGTGGTTTTGTTGCTGTTGTATGTTTGAGAATTTGGGTTTTGTGATTAAATGAGTTGTAGGCCCCGATTGCTGTTTCTTGTGATGGGATTCTGTGACTGTGGTATCTAGTGTTCGCTCAATTTGCATATAACCGTATGATTGCATGATTTGACTTGTGTTTTTGGCAGAGTAAGTGGATGATACTGTTTTTCCTTGTGATGGTGAGTAAAGTTGCAATTTTGTGTATTACGAAGCAAACAAACTGTTATTTTAGCATACAAAATTTgtctttggaaaaaaaaattaataattcgtTATATAagattttgttgttgttgttgttgttgttgctgctgctgctgcttttcTTTATTAATTCATGAGTCTATAATGGCTTTAGCTAACAGCTACTATTGTAATGATTTATGATTAAACTACAAGGCATGCAAAATGTTGTTTTTGCACTTTCGTTGTCATAATATTCCTTTACAGAATAAAGTAGCAAAGTCATTGGCCTGTACGTGTCACAATGCATCTTCATGCAAAGACATTCGAACATTACAATGTGTAACATTGCCGCCCTTGTAATACATTTTTATGTTCTTAGTTACATGCATACAGTTGGCTGCCTGCACGATGTATGGCTTTTTGAAGAGGTTGGGAGCATTTTCAAGATGATTCTCTCCTTCTGAAAAGAAGATGAGATTGCTTATTATtctagaggaaaagaaagaggcaATGCCTTTCCCTTAAATAGTAATCTAAGTTATTTTTGAATCTCAATGACCAAAAAGAATTGGCAATTTGTGCGGGGGGNgaaataaaaaatttgtggTACGAAACAACTAATAAGCTCAGCTGATGAATAAGGACAAAGTAAGCACCAAAGAAAGGGGAGCCACGGCAAATTGGAGATTAATCCACTTAGACAACTCATGTGAAATCACACTAACAAGGTGGACAAATCTGATTCCATGTAccggctttttttttcttttttttttgtcagcttCTCGTAAAGAGACCTATATATTGATTTGTTTATAGAAATATGGCTATTTGAAAGACAATGGAAATGTAATGGATAATTGACGCCATCTTTAGAAATGTTAGGTATGCTGTCAGTGATATAATAATGCTCAGTAAATGCAATGGTACTTACTTAGGTCTAGATTAGCAATGTCATGGTTGATTTGTGGGAGATATCATGTATGTAATGTGGCAGGCTGATGAAATCatgtgaataataatatattagcaACGCTTTGCTGGTTCACTATTTTGACCCATATTTTCACATGGTAAAGTACATGATGACCCATATTTTCACATGATAAAGAACATGATAATCTACTGAATCATATCAATGTACAGTTTCAAACGCACTTGCTGACTAGACGAGTACTTGTTGTTGTGTGAcacatttttcttaaaatttgttTCCTTTGACGTTCCTCCACCCTGTTTGTTCCTTTCGGTTTACAGCGCAGTCTGTCTGCACCTGTTATTTTGTAATGCACCTCTCCtgataaataacaaaaatgtcCTCTATTTGGGGTCAAGAGCAACAAAATGTTTTGCAAgttcttttctctttatttgaaaatatgtcGCCGACTCCCCAATTATTATGTTCTTCCTTAATATGTTTAGCTAGAAATTGCTGACATGGTTTTGTCCTTTATGTTGAAGTCAAAGAGATGGCAGTCCTAGAGGGATCAGTGCTTTGTCGCCCTGCTGCTCCAATTAAGTATGCTGGAGTTCCTGCTGCACCAATCAGCAGCCCATTAGTGAAAGCTGGGAATCTCAGAAGTGGATTTTGGGGGATGAAAACCAGATGCAGTAGCATAAGCAAAGCTTctgttctttcttttcaaaCCTGTGGGACTAAAGGCCGGCCTACTCGTTGTAGTTTTAGTTCCTCTTCTGATGGTAATGGCAGCCGGGCTGGGAACTTCAGTGAAAATGATGAAGAATATGTGAATTCCAGTGTGATAGAAGCcggtaatttattttttaacaaatgtaACTTTTCAGTCTTTACAGTATGCTATACTTTTTGTGGATTGTGTTGGAACATCATCATTCTCAGGTGACATCTGTGTGTGTTGATTGACCTTTTAACAGCTGATACTTTACAGTTTATTGTATTTCCTACTTCAGGTATAGTGGAAGCTTAGAAAAATCTAAAAGGTTGTGAAAATTTCATTTGAacttgcaaaattttttttttgctgttgcTTTTCGGTGTTTCATCTCTCAAAGCGGAACAATGTTGTGATGGAAGGCTAGATAAATTGTAATGCCCAAGATGAAAGTTAGCGTCGGTTATTAAATTGGTACACCGGATAAAATTGTTAGTGGTCCTTTTATGTGTAAATATTAGAAGACTACAATATTCATAGGATAagacattaaaattattaaacaaatatttcttttattggCCCGCATGCCTGGCATTGTTGGTGCGATGTCATGCATACACATACTAGTCATATCAAGAGGCTATTATACATGTTAGGCCTTGTATTGCTTGTATTATTCTGATGCCTTTGAGAATCATTGTGGAGGACAACTTTTTCATTGAGTGCTATTTGATAAGATAAATTCATTTTAATATCTTAGCATGTTTGTGAGGAGAAAAAAACCCTTGGCTAACTGTGTATTTTGATTTATCTCAACAGTTGAAGTGAGAAGTGGATCGGACGGCTTCATGATTAAAATGCGTGATGGTAGACATTTAAGATGTGTTCACAATAACCCCCATGGTGGAAGCCTTCCAGACTATGCTCCTCACCCTGCTATTGTATTAAAGATGGAAGATGGAAGTGATCTTCTGCTCCCAATCATTGTTTGTATGTATCTTTTGATTACGAAGGAATTTCGTTTCACAGGCTTCTTTTCCTGGAATGATATATTTAAACATTATGTTTCTTTCAGTGGAGATGCCGAGTGCTTTGTTGATGGCTGCAGTTCGAAATGTTCAAATAGTATGGGTTTTCTTGAattatttggatttggatagTTGGAAGTTTGTTcgtttctttcttcctttcagAAAATGTTTATTTTGCATTGAAGATAATGTgatattgttgttgttttcagGCAAGGCCTACTATATATCAAGTTgtaaaggagatgattgagaagATGGGATACATGGTGAGTTGAAAAGGCTAAGTTTAGAAGCCTAGTGTTTTCATACTATTTTGCCTCTACTGCATCAGTTGTTTATTTCGGTGGTTAAAGATGGTCTGTAGATAGGTAATTATTTTGTTGGACCTAGCAAAATCCTGAAAGAAGGATTAATGTTATCATCTGATTCTTGGCACTAAGACTATGAATTTATATGCTAACTTGAGAGGTTTGTTTCAGGTCCAGCTGGTTCGGGTGACAAAAAGAGTTCATGAGGCGTACTTTGCTCAATTGTACCTTGCTAAGgcaattattttcttttaaaatttgctTTAATTCTATCAGTTCTATCGTAGTGAATGTATCTTTTTAACTAGGCATTTGGGGTGCATGCAGGTTGGTGATGAAAAGGAGAGCATCAGCTTTGATCTCCGGCCTTCTGATGCCATTAACATGGCTGTACGGTGCAAGGTATTTATGTTTTCTATGAATTTAGGCTGGAATTGCTAGATGAATATAGAGTAACGTGTTGTAGATGTTTTATCCTTAATATTTGAGAGTACTTTGGAATGACATTCTGgttcaaaattattttgatgAACTAGCATTTCACTTGTGAACTTATTATAAGGGATCTTCTCCCAGGAAGTCCATGGCAGAATACAGCACCATTGGTTGTGTTTTCCAGTAAGAACAAAAAGGGCTTATGCATATAGTTCATGTTGCTATCATTGATATCTATGGAAGCTGCATTAGCTGAGAATTATATTAGGAACTTATTATTGACTAGAAGTGTCCTAGTTCTACATGCATAGAGAAGACAATGCCCAGTTTACTGATGTATCTCAAGTCAGACACAATAAGATGAACTTGAACAAGGTAATGAATTAAATTGTGGATCTTGTATGTGCTGAACCAGCAATGGATCTACAGAAAAATTGTATATAAGCCTGCAACTTTTCTTGGGGATTCATTGTATATTGGTTCTTAACTAACCAATTTAATTTAATGAGCAGGCTGGTATTTTTTTGATCAATAAGATAAAGCCAAAGGCGGTGGGCAGTAAACCATTGCAAGCCAACTAGATTTACAACTagtgttttaaatttttatatgcatAAAGAGAGGAGTGATTTAACTTACTGAGTTTCCTTAGTGACACCAGATGGATGCATTCTAACAAGcaacaatatatttttctttgttaGGCTAACTGgcaataaaatatagtattgaGTGAAGAAGCTTTCTGCCACATTTTTACACGAGGAATAACTTTCTTCATTCATTTTATCTTATCATATTGAAATTTGTGAAGTATAGTGCGTGTAGCATCTGCATCTCTCTCCTTCGGTTTTCTGTTCTATGCGGTTGAAGGAATCTTGGATGGCCTTGATTTTTCTACTGTGGATTGTTTGCACTTCTAGTTTCATTGGTTTTATCTGACAAtgaaatatctctctctctctctctctctctctctctctctctctcttttcccagAAACTCTTTTTTTATAGTGCTGATTGCAGTTTACTGCATTGTAGTTCAAAGTGCACTTTATCCATAATGGTTCCTGTTGTAATTTTCTGCTAGGATCTGCAGTTAAAAAGGTAGCAAGatgctacatttttttttttaaccgcaGGGCTGTTAGCGCAAATCATTGTAAATGTTACATCTCCACTGTGGACACTGTAGTGGCTTTTGTGCGGCATTGTGTCCTGTTTTGGGAATGCAGTGGTGGTGGGGGTCACATCTGGGCACAGTTGGGGTCACTACACCTCTGCTTGCGCTTCTACTGCTAGAAAAACTGAAATAAGATTTTAGCCCTCAGAGTGGAAGCTCCAACTTGATGCTTCTGATTCTGCTACAGAGATATGTTATGGGAGCTTCGATACAGCATTCTACAAATCATACTTCATCAAACAGCAGGGCGAATATTCATATATAGTTGCCTGgttagctttttcttttttcattaattGTACCCTCCTTTTCTGTGACTTTCTGCAGGTGCCGATACAGGTCAATAGGCAGCTTGCATACAGTGATGGGATGAGAGTGGTAGAACCATCCAAGGTTTTGGTCACTGCAAATCAATCTGACGGAATGCTGTTTACTGAACTTGACAAGTAAGAATACTTTATGTTTTCCTATATCAGCCTATCTGATTTTCAAATGTTGGCTAAGGATGCCTCGACCCTCATCCATTCCTTCTTTCGTGAGTTTACTTGTTTAGGAAACATGCATTTTACCATAGCACTGTAGAAGCAGCAGCTGCATATTGCTTCTGCCGTGTTAagtaatatattaactaaagcTAAAATGAGGAAAACCCCCTGTAACTATAATGGTTTTTTGTGTTGTTCCCCTTGAAAGTTGAAAAGCTATATTTTACGCCATTGATCGTTGTGCAAAGCAATACATTTCATGGAACGCTGAAGGAAGGCAAAGTGTACGTATAGGACAAGTGAAATTGGTTTGCGAAAATTAGCATTTCTTCTTCAGTTTGAATTCCATGATTTCAAATAATGGGTGTCTTTCCTCCTTTCGGTGTGGACACTGGAATTATGAGCTTCCCCGAGATGTAGATTACCTAGTCTCTTCAACCTGGATTTCCAACAATGGGGGTCTGTCTCTCTTGCTAATTCCATGGACTGCTCTTTGGGGTCTGTTGTTTTCCATTCATTGAGGGAGCTCCGTGAGTTAGCAGCATTTGTGGAAAATCTCAAATTCAGATCACTCGATTTGCTGGAGACGGACAGCTAATGGAACTTCAGTGTCAGTTCTGTTTTGTTGAATTATCTCTTCTGGAGGAATCAAGGGCATTTcgcttgtttttttttggaaggTTCCTGCACTGTTGCGTGCTTTGCAACTCGTGTGACTTAGCTGCTtgcgtattttttttttttttaattgctgGTTCTCTCCTGCTATCTGGTTCATGGTCTTGCACAACATCTCTGCATCTTCACCTTTTCTCACATCTGCTAATTTATCTTTTGTCAATAGAGGGAGCAGGGCAAGAAATCTGATGCAATAATGAGTGATTACAAAGAAGATTTTTGATTTGGTTTTCTCTGTATTCTGTTTGGATAGAGAGAAACTCAGGATTTTTCATTACAGATGTTGATTAAGCAGCCAGCTGGAAGGATTGTCTTTGATGTCGAGCTGTGGATGTCCTAGTACAGGGTGTTGTCACTTTTCTCGATGTGGGCCTTTCTCTATCATATTGTCAGTCTTCCTTTCTCTATCATATTGTCAGTCTTTTGTTCCTATCGTGAGTTTTGTGGCAAGATGCCAGTGGATTTCATAACATTGTCCAGCAGCATAACAGTTGCTACGTACGACTTATACCTGCTATCCTTTTTTCTATCCGTCTTCCTTTGTGTCCCTGCCTTTGCTTTTATTTACGAAATAGGGTATTCTGAGAAGAAAATAGTCTGGGGAGGAAAGTCTATACAAATAGGAGGTTTTTGCTACAATTTAGCCACTAACTAGTTGAGTTAAGTAGTTTTAATATCCCTCCATGACTATGtattaaattttgtttgttcTGGCATATGTTGAAGTCGCTTGATAGCTTCACTTAAATTTCAAACAGAGGTTTTTGTCCTCTGATGTATCTTGGTTAAGTATCATGATTTTTGTTGGAATGAAGTTTCAcagttttgtaaaatttttcataaatttacaGGCCAAACGGCCAACCTTGCTCGGAGACCAAAGAGTTTGGATTGGTCAAGAACATGCTGATTGCTGCTGTCGAGGAACGATACAAAGATGCTGGTAAAAATTTCAACAACTCTCTAATACCTGACCTCTAATCTCTGTTTGTTGTGCCAAGAAAGGCTCCCCCTTTATGCtgtaatttgtaatttgattGCTGTTAGATTAGTGGCTTGATGATGTTTTAGCGTTGTGCCGCATTAATGTTAAGATTTTCACTTGTGAAAAGTCTTGTATGGAATAAAAGTGTGGAGGCTAGGTTTATATTGATGGACCCAAACTTTGCATCCGGGTTCATGCATCCTTCGGCTGGCTTAGTCTTTGTAACAATTAGTATCATAGCTGAGAGAGTAAACAAATCTAGGCTACCCTGCTGAGCGGTATCATGCAACCGATATGGTGGCTGTTGTAATCATGATAACCTTGTAGAAAGGAAGTCATGGTAACATGATATGATGGTGTGGTACGTTAAGATGACCAtggatttggagcttggtgCAAGGAAGTGTGGGTGAAATGTATGAGCTCAGATGAGGTGGGTTGTGGTGACTTGTAGAGAGCTTGAAGGACACAATTTGGTGCCGTGCTTGGAGATGAGAGCTCAATATAGCCCCACATGGAATGTAAGTCACAAGAATGTAGGATTGACAGATACTAATGGGTTAAAACCTACAATCTTAAATGTAAGTTCCAAGAATGTAGGATTGACAGATAATGATGGGTCCAAACCTACAATCTTAACTTTTAGGTTGTATCTGTTCCGATAGATATGTCACATTCTGTTTATGTGTGCTTGGGCTGggcctaatttttttaaaaaatattttgagtctGGCTTAAATGAAGGGCGTGCACAAAAAGATTAAATGTGGTAATCTGGACCATCCATCAATTGGAAACAATTAAAATCATGTTTGAAAGGCGGCGGAGATCTTTCAATCACAATGCAAATGCAGTGATCTGAAGTTGGAACTGAGCCTTCAATTTTTAATCTGCTAGTTCATACTTAATCACAGTCGGACTTCAAACATTTAAAGCCATAGCTCATACAATCCAAATGGACC
Coding sequences:
- the LOC109721934 gene encoding bifunctional nuclease 2-like: MAVLEGSVLCRPAAPIKYAGVPAAPISSPLVKAGNLRSGFWGMKTRCSSISKASVLSFQTCGTKGRPTRCSFSSSSDGNGSRAGNFSENDEEYVNSSVIEAVEVRSGSDGFMIKMRDGRHLRCVHNNPHGGSLPDYAPHPAIVLKMEDGSDLLLPIIVLEMPSALLMAAVRNVQIARPTIYQVVKEMIEKMGYMVQLVRVTKRVHEAYFAQLYLAKVGDEKESISFDLRPSDAINMAVRCKVPIQVNRQLAYSDGMRVVEPSKVLVTANQSDGMLFTELDKPNGQPCSETKEFGLVKNMLIAAVEERYKDAAQWRDKLFQFRSKRKNWT